A genomic region of Hydrogenovibrio crunogenus contains the following coding sequences:
- a CDS encoding succinylglutamate desuccinylase/aspartoacylase family protein produces the protein MKKIANRPIKIGPETIHPGERKTVDLQVGKLYTHGELNMPVQVINGKQKGPTLFVSAAIHGDELNGVEIIRRLMKVKSLNRLKGTLIAVPIVNLYGFINQSRYLPDRRDLNRSFPGSSKGSLAGRMANLFLKEIVAQCSHGIDLHTGAINRTNLPQIRADLEDPQTLEMATAFGAPLMMNAALRPGSLRVSAVKKGIPILLYEAGEALRFDEFGIRAGVNGILNVMKSLDMIAKGRSKKTPIKPVIARSSYWIRAPHSGIFRSLVNDGDRVQKDKTLLGVVSDPFGEEEFEIFANASGIVIGQMVMPLVNEGEALYHIAQFARTDLAEERVGSFAEDIHGDDTLPYDNDDIPSI, from the coding sequence ATGAAAAAAATTGCAAACCGTCCAATTAAAATCGGGCCAGAAACCATTCACCCCGGTGAACGCAAGACCGTCGATTTACAAGTTGGCAAACTCTATACCCACGGCGAACTCAATATGCCGGTACAAGTCATTAATGGCAAACAAAAAGGGCCTACATTGTTTGTCAGCGCTGCGATTCACGGTGATGAATTGAATGGCGTCGAAATCATCCGACGTCTAATGAAAGTCAAATCCCTCAACCGTTTAAAAGGCACGTTAATCGCGGTGCCGATTGTGAATTTATATGGATTCATTAACCAGAGCCGCTACTTGCCTGATCGGCGCGACCTCAACCGCAGTTTTCCCGGCTCCTCAAAAGGCTCCTTGGCAGGTCGCATGGCGAATTTATTTTTAAAAGAAATTGTGGCGCAATGCTCACATGGCATTGATTTGCATACCGGCGCCATCAATCGTACCAACTTACCCCAAATTCGTGCCGACCTGGAAGACCCTCAAACCTTGGAAATGGCGACGGCGTTCGGTGCACCTTTAATGATGAATGCCGCACTTCGACCCGGCTCTTTAAGGGTTTCAGCCGTAAAGAAAGGCATTCCAATTCTGTTGTATGAAGCGGGTGAAGCTCTCAGATTTGATGAATTTGGTATTCGTGCTGGCGTGAACGGTATTTTGAACGTAATGAAATCTTTAGACATGATTGCAAAAGGGCGTTCTAAAAAAACACCGATAAAGCCTGTGATTGCTCGATCAAGTTACTGGATTCGTGCACCACACAGTGGTATTTTCCGCTCTTTGGTCAACGATGGTGATCGCGTTCAAAAAGATAAAACCTTATTAGGCGTGGTCTCCGACCCCTTTGGTGAGGAGGAGTTTGAAATTTTCGCCAATGCCAGTGGCATTGTCATTGGTCAAATGGTCATGCCATTAGTGAATGAAGGTGAGGCGTTATATCATATCGCCCAATTTGCCCGTACTGACTTAGCTGAGGAACGTGTTGGTTCGTTTGCCGAAGACATTCATGGAGATGACACGCTCCCCTACGATAATGACGATATTCCATCCATTTAA
- a CDS encoding ATP-dependent zinc protease family protein codes for MGNQSFEKKNAIKHVSRLKVLSFVLFLSVFAVNAMADTSPIVTGWVEKVAIPEYNLTLKAKVDSGADSSSLHAVSIHRFTKNNQAWVQFRTQDGIAIQKPVLRIVHIKTKTKGTQAREVVELPICLAGQLTTVPVNLVDRGHFSYPMLIGRSAMEGKFLINPNQKFLTEPKCGSVSRKTS; via the coding sequence ATGGGTAATCAAAGCTTTGAAAAAAAGAATGCAATAAAACATGTATCCCGTTTGAAAGTGTTAAGTTTTGTGCTTTTTTTAAGCGTTTTTGCTGTCAATGCAATGGCGGATACTTCTCCTATCGTCACCGGTTGGGTCGAGAAAGTGGCGATTCCTGAATACAATTTGACGCTTAAAGCCAAAGTGGATTCCGGTGCGGACAGCTCTTCTTTACATGCGGTTTCGATTCATCGGTTTACTAAAAACAACCAGGCCTGGGTACAATTCAGAACACAAGATGGTATTGCGATCCAAAAGCCGGTTCTCCGGATTGTGCACATCAAAACGAAGACAAAAGGGACGCAAGCAAGGGAAGTCGTTGAGCTGCCAATTTGTTTGGCGGGGCAATTGACAACTGTACCGGTCAATCTTGTAGACCGAGGTCATTTTTCTTATCCAATGTTAATTGGGCGTTCTGCGATGGAAGGCAAGTTTTTGATCAACCCCAATCAGAAATTTTTAACAGAACCGAAATGCGGTTCCGTGAGTCGTAAAACGTCTTAA
- a CDS encoding TonB-dependent receptor, whose product MTPKTPFKPFAYSIAPTLLLSLLHSPLALSDDTVVLAPVKVEADLRQSQAEDMPVSITVMDSTELQDAGATHTDDVLLSAPNVNVSNQNARVKHIQVRGMGERDEYTGAPNASVGLAIDDIDFSGLGGIGNLFDVQQVEILRGPQNTRYGQSAIGGLINIQSNDPTPYRESLVETSIGQYGHKELGVMTSGPVSDKKEATQYRIAVFKHQSDGFYQNETLNRKDTNGKDELTLRGKLRMFATANTTVDLTLLHADFNDGYDAWSRDNTFTTRSNQPGNDNQLSNAASMKVTYEGNTAYNVISTTSLSNTDALYNYDGDWLAKAEQFYENQKHRRHMSQDLRFQSKESARIFNNSTDWLIGAYASNMDESNYSDNYYAGSTELIDSDFNHQKLAVYSQLDQHVSSKQTMTYGLRVEHNRQTFKQTKKTYSDQTLTDDFSPDETLWGGSIHYKYRYNPNHMAFAGVTRGYKAGGFNAGSGASTNVTYDAETLLNYEVGLKSNYLNNRLQTATTVFYMDRNNPQFDGYSYDSAGEWIFYKENLDAAQNYGLETSFDWQATYAWQLFGSLGLLFTEVEGTPANSNFTMSGRDQAHAPNYQFHLGTQYRAANGFFARTEVRGMDSYYFDNVNDGKTGAYQIINARIGYEAKDWETYVWGNNLTDERYATRGFKFDHYDGDGVQEYIRLGDPRQFGATLRIHF is encoded by the coding sequence ATGACTCCTAAAACACCCTTTAAGCCTTTTGCTTATTCCATAGCCCCAACCTTATTATTGAGCTTATTGCATAGCCCACTTGCCTTATCAGATGATACCGTTGTATTGGCTCCGGTTAAAGTCGAGGCCGACCTAAGACAATCTCAAGCGGAAGATATGCCGGTAAGCATCACGGTGATGGATTCTACTGAACTACAAGATGCGGGCGCAACCCACACAGATGACGTTCTATTAAGCGCCCCGAACGTTAACGTTTCAAATCAGAATGCACGCGTCAAACACATTCAAGTACGCGGCATGGGCGAGCGAGACGAATATACCGGCGCACCAAATGCCAGTGTTGGGCTTGCTATTGATGACATCGATTTCAGTGGGCTGGGCGGCATTGGCAATTTATTTGACGTACAACAAGTTGAAATCTTACGCGGCCCTCAAAATACGCGTTATGGGCAAAGTGCCATTGGCGGACTGATTAACATTCAAAGCAACGATCCGACCCCTTATCGCGAAAGCCTCGTTGAAACCAGCATTGGGCAGTATGGCCATAAAGAACTTGGCGTCATGACAAGTGGTCCAGTGAGCGATAAGAAAGAGGCCACACAATACCGTATCGCGGTTTTTAAACACCAAAGTGATGGGTTTTATCAAAATGAGACCCTGAACCGCAAAGACACTAACGGTAAAGACGAGTTGACGTTGCGTGGTAAGTTGCGCATGTTCGCTACCGCGAACACCACGGTCGATTTAACATTACTACACGCCGATTTTAATGATGGCTATGACGCTTGGTCTCGCGACAATACCTTTACCACACGTTCTAACCAACCCGGAAACGACAACCAATTGTCGAATGCCGCTTCAATGAAAGTGACCTATGAAGGCAATACGGCTTACAACGTGATTTCCACAACCAGCCTCTCAAACACAGACGCACTTTATAATTACGATGGTGACTGGCTGGCCAAAGCGGAACAGTTTTATGAAAACCAAAAGCACCGTCGTCATATGTCACAAGACTTACGCTTCCAATCGAAAGAATCAGCGCGTATTTTTAATAACTCAACCGATTGGTTAATAGGGGCTTATGCTTCCAATATGGATGAAAGTAACTACTCTGATAACTATTACGCCGGTTCAACAGAGTTGATTGACAGTGACTTTAACCACCAAAAACTGGCCGTTTACTCACAGCTGGACCAACATGTGAGCTCAAAGCAAACAATGACTTATGGGCTACGTGTCGAACATAATCGACAAACCTTCAAACAAACGAAAAAAACCTATTCCGACCAAACCCTAACCGATGATTTTTCACCGGATGAAACGCTTTGGGGAGGGTCAATTCATTACAAATATCGTTACAACCCGAACCATATGGCTTTTGCCGGAGTTACACGAGGCTATAAAGCGGGCGGGTTCAATGCAGGTAGTGGTGCCAGTACCAACGTCACTTATGATGCTGAAACCTTATTAAATTATGAAGTTGGGTTAAAATCGAATTATCTGAATAACCGTTTGCAAACCGCCACCACGGTTTTTTATATGGACCGAAACAATCCACAATTTGACGGTTATTCGTACGACAGTGCCGGAGAGTGGATTTTCTATAAAGAAAATCTGGATGCGGCTCAAAACTATGGTCTGGAAACCTCGTTTGACTGGCAAGCGACTTATGCCTGGCAGCTGTTCGGTTCGTTAGGCTTACTCTTTACCGAAGTGGAAGGGACGCCAGCAAACAGCAACTTTACTATGTCTGGCAGAGATCAAGCGCATGCCCCGAACTATCAGTTCCACCTGGGTACACAATATCGCGCTGCCAACGGTTTTTTTGCCCGTACCGAAGTGCGAGGAATGGACAGTTACTATTTTGACAATGTCAACGATGGAAAAACGGGGGCGTATCAAATCATTAATGCCCGCATTGGATATGAAGCGAAAGACTGGGAAACCTATGTTTGGGGGAACAACTTAACCGATGAGCGTTATGCCACCCGAGGCTTCAAGTTTGACCATTATGACGGCGATGGCGTACAAGAATACATTCGTTTAGGCGATCCGCGTCAATTTGGCGCGACCTTGCGAATTCACTTCTAA
- the pnuC gene encoding nicotinamide riboside transporter PnuC: METPNLFADVLASILALSGWEALATLLGIGYILFAIKQSIWAWPCAFFSTFIYTLLFWDGQLPLQSVLNAYYLVMAIYGFWLWKKPIQSDKAIHVHTKPIAFHLGFLVIGTILTVTIGFYMQQGDYSRAPFLDAGVMVFSVMNTYLMARKVLENWLYWLVINSAAIVLYWQSGFYFTILMFILYFGLAIAGYRAWRQDWITRQIAHG; the protein is encoded by the coding sequence GTGGAAACGCCTAACCTTTTTGCTGACGTCTTGGCCTCTATCCTAGCGTTATCTGGCTGGGAAGCGCTTGCCACCCTTCTAGGCATTGGCTATATTCTTTTCGCGATTAAGCAATCCATCTGGGCGTGGCCATGTGCTTTTTTCAGTACCTTTATTTACACATTATTGTTTTGGGATGGACAACTTCCACTTCAATCGGTTCTCAACGCCTACTACCTAGTCATGGCGATTTATGGCTTTTGGCTTTGGAAAAAGCCCATTCAGTCGGACAAAGCGATTCACGTCCACACAAAACCCATTGCTTTTCATCTGGGGTTTTTAGTCATCGGTACAATTTTAACTGTGACAATCGGCTTTTACATGCAGCAAGGAGACTATTCTCGTGCGCCTTTTTTAGATGCAGGCGTTATGGTTTTTTCAGTGATGAACACTTACCTGATGGCACGAAAAGTCTTGGAGAATTGGCTTTATTGGCTGGTGATTAACAGCGCGGCGATTGTTTTGTACTGGCAAAGCGGATTTTATTTTACGATTTTGATGTTTATCTTATACTTTGGTCTCGCCATTGCAGGTTATCGTGCATGGCGTCAAGACTGGATTACACGCCAAATAGCGCACGGATAG
- a CDS encoding aminoglycoside phosphotransferase/kinase family protein, protein MHSIPRLKPYFSNAETRSFEQIPSLYDDSSHTIFLHETASQKEVIKALNSQSAEDSPFWQGMAEFFGVHLKQQLQHFDSLYPLIAQYSPLEIPALLQTLVVPNESIWAIKTDFLPGQSVQSELVTSQMVRQLAEHLACLHQVESDQFGYIFGKTKTETKPSWPQHVKQQLTQLLSVHPLLNSTEQEALLGQIDARFQPSEFGVIMPDLRWDQFLQQENALTGLTDLDALVFGPVELDWVLLEYLLKPEQAQLFCAEYERHRAIPEIGAVRSVYRVMLFLMNVLGEKNYQAWRDYPALFV, encoded by the coding sequence TTGCATTCTATACCTAGATTGAAACCTTATTTTTCGAATGCGGAGACGCGCTCATTCGAACAAATTCCCAGCCTGTACGATGATAGCAGTCATACGATTTTTTTGCATGAAACGGCGAGCCAAAAAGAAGTCATTAAAGCTCTCAACTCGCAATCGGCTGAAGATTCCCCTTTCTGGCAAGGGATGGCCGAATTTTTCGGGGTTCATTTAAAACAGCAGTTGCAACACTTTGACTCGCTTTACCCTTTGATTGCACAATATTCTCCCCTTGAAATCCCCGCATTACTGCAGACGCTGGTTGTGCCAAACGAGTCCATTTGGGCAATCAAAACAGATTTTCTACCTGGTCAGTCTGTACAGTCTGAGCTGGTCACTTCTCAAATGGTGCGACAATTAGCTGAACACTTGGCCTGTTTACATCAAGTTGAATCCGATCAATTTGGTTATATTTTTGGCAAAACAAAAACAGAAACGAAACCGTCGTGGCCTCAGCATGTAAAGCAGCAATTAACACAATTACTGAGCGTTCATCCTCTATTGAATTCCACTGAACAAGAAGCGTTGCTTGGTCAAATCGATGCCCGCTTTCAACCCTCTGAATTTGGGGTGATTATGCCGGATTTGAGGTGGGATCAGTTTTTGCAACAAGAGAACGCTTTAACCGGATTAACCGATTTGGACGCATTGGTGTTTGGTCCGGTTGAGCTTGACTGGGTACTTCTGGAGTATTTGCTAAAGCCTGAGCAGGCTCAGCTATTTTGTGCGGAATATGAACGTCATCGAGCCATTCCTGAGATTGGCGCGGTTCGATCTGTGTATCGTGTGATGTTGTTTTTAATGAATGTGCTGGGAGAAAAAAACTACCAGGCCTGGCGAGATTATCCAGCGCTTTTTGTTTGA
- a CDS encoding ATP-binding protein translates to MIKKTLLKFYEWPLVIAFSATLIAVYGLYQVFEQGNQQERQSWGQLSIERNKLETLTKIYDLRTQLKLLLKDAVVHDDKAEQREIFNKISQIRHKIVEESARIRRLADQKEELKILVEHNQILEKGLPKQFYYQSLLLDFDAIQEAKEVLYTEVIPTQDYADGLLSSFHLLVGHSIERLQQEHLAKKTERNKNFKQQVWLVIILVLVISILVISLVSYSKRRLQSYTVELEQEVKSRTFQLTEAKNELQNSLADLESILHAAPDGILKTNKDGRIMEVNPAMEKLFGYSAKELIGNNVAMLMPRAYRKYHTEIIHNLNANSFDRTSLMGQDGRVKGLHKEGGIFPIEAAIGPIKDSNQDGFTIIIRDITNNIHIEYKLKKQKELLETLWKATNLFMVYKDLSEVADYLLGRILKLTKSDYGFIGEVLQDADGRSYLKTHALTNIAWNKETRKFYDENAPEGLEFRNLNTLFGHAITTQRVVISNDPKQDARSGGLPEGHPDLNAFLGVPVFYGSKLVGMYGLANRPEGYDDEMVEFLASFTQNYGALIYVKRMLSQQEEMHEEILKERNEAEKASQAKSQFLSSMSHELRTPLNAVLGFAQLLDMDENLTADQKDNIYEIVKAGNHLLDLINDVLDLAKIESGNVDLSIEPVGLKEVLEECRNLMLPVAENKGISLDIPALSELYVRADRVRLKQILLNLLSNAVKYNDDHGQVWVECALQSENTLRISVKDNGVGVPEGKQSELFQPFNRLGQEGGGIEGTGVGLSITKTLIELMGGEIGYQANKPKGSCFFVELHIDSCHPFEADFDQTLVIDSDQEGALGKTILYIEDNPANLKLVSHVLAKRDHTHLITAHEPQLGIELAKANKPDLILLDINMPGMSGYEVLEVFKKDSEVSQVPVVAITANAMSHDIRRGKRAGFDDYLTKPLDVENFLNVVERYLTRTEAK, encoded by the coding sequence ATGATTAAAAAGACCCTTTTAAAGTTCTATGAATGGCCTTTGGTCATTGCTTTTTCAGCAACGCTTATAGCCGTTTACGGTCTTTATCAAGTTTTTGAACAAGGTAACCAGCAGGAAAGACAAAGCTGGGGCCAGCTTTCCATTGAGCGTAACAAGCTGGAAACGCTAACAAAGATTTACGACCTGCGAACGCAGCTCAAATTGTTGTTGAAAGATGCTGTGGTGCACGATGATAAGGCCGAACAACGTGAAATATTCAATAAAATCTCACAAATACGGCATAAAATTGTTGAAGAAAGTGCTCGAATTCGACGATTAGCAGATCAAAAAGAAGAGTTAAAAATTCTGGTTGAACATAACCAGATCTTAGAAAAAGGCCTTCCTAAACAATTTTATTATCAAAGCCTACTGCTGGACTTTGATGCCATTCAAGAAGCCAAAGAAGTACTCTATACGGAAGTGATTCCGACGCAGGATTATGCGGATGGACTGCTTTCTTCATTTCACTTGCTTGTTGGTCATTCCATCGAAAGGTTACAACAAGAGCATCTTGCCAAAAAAACAGAACGAAATAAGAACTTTAAACAGCAAGTCTGGCTAGTCATTATTCTGGTGTTGGTGATCAGTATTCTGGTGATTTCACTGGTCAGTTATTCTAAGCGTCGGTTACAGTCCTATACCGTTGAGTTAGAACAGGAAGTTAAGTCTCGAACCTTCCAGTTGACTGAAGCTAAAAACGAGTTGCAAAACTCATTGGCAGACTTGGAAAGTATTCTTCATGCCGCGCCAGATGGTATTTTAAAGACCAATAAGGATGGCAGAATCATGGAAGTAAACCCGGCAATGGAAAAATTGTTTGGGTACTCCGCAAAGGAATTGATTGGTAATAATGTCGCGATGCTGATGCCACGCGCCTACCGAAAATACCATACCGAAATTATCCATAACCTGAATGCCAATAGCTTCGATCGCACCAGTTTAATGGGGCAAGATGGTCGTGTTAAGGGGTTGCATAAGGAAGGTGGGATCTTTCCGATTGAAGCGGCCATTGGTCCGATTAAAGACTCTAACCAGGATGGCTTTACCATTATCATCCGAGACATTACCAATAATATTCATATTGAATATAAATTGAAAAAACAAAAAGAGCTACTTGAAACGCTTTGGAAAGCCACGAATCTATTTATGGTTTACAAGGATCTTTCAGAGGTGGCCGATTATTTATTGGGCCGAATTCTGAAATTGACCAAAAGTGACTATGGTTTTATAGGCGAAGTGTTACAAGATGCAGACGGGCGAAGCTATTTAAAAACCCATGCGTTGACCAATATTGCCTGGAATAAAGAAACTCGAAAATTTTATGATGAAAATGCCCCAGAAGGGCTGGAGTTCAGAAACCTTAATACGTTGTTTGGACATGCCATCACCACTCAGCGTGTAGTGATTAGTAATGATCCTAAGCAGGATGCGAGAAGTGGCGGACTGCCGGAAGGTCACCCAGATTTGAACGCCTTTTTGGGGGTACCGGTCTTTTATGGTTCTAAACTGGTCGGTATGTATGGTCTTGCAAATCGTCCTGAGGGGTATGATGATGAAATGGTTGAGTTTTTGGCATCTTTTACCCAAAACTATGGTGCCTTGATTTACGTTAAACGCATGCTGTCTCAGCAAGAAGAAATGCATGAAGAAATTTTAAAAGAGCGTAATGAAGCGGAAAAAGCCAGCCAAGCTAAATCGCAATTTTTATCCAGCATGAGTCATGAGTTAAGAACGCCGTTAAATGCGGTGCTGGGGTTTGCCCAGTTGTTGGATATGGATGAGAACCTAACCGCTGATCAAAAAGACAATATCTATGAAATTGTAAAAGCCGGAAATCATTTGCTTGATTTAATTAATGATGTGTTGGATTTAGCAAAAATTGAATCGGGTAATGTTGATTTATCGATTGAACCAGTCGGTTTAAAAGAAGTGCTTGAGGAGTGTCGTAACTTGATGTTACCGGTTGCCGAGAATAAAGGCATTTCATTGGATATTCCTGCTTTGAGTGAGCTGTATGTCCGTGCGGATCGTGTTCGTCTCAAACAAATTCTATTGAATTTGTTGTCGAATGCCGTGAAATATAATGATGACCATGGCCAAGTCTGGGTGGAGTGTGCATTGCAATCCGAAAATACCCTGAGGATTTCGGTCAAAGACAATGGGGTGGGCGTACCAGAGGGTAAGCAGTCGGAGCTTTTTCAGCCGTTTAATCGTTTGGGGCAAGAAGGCGGCGGCATTGAAGGGACAGGTGTCGGGTTGTCCATTACAAAAACGCTGATTGAGTTGATGGGGGGTGAGATTGGTTATCAAGCCAATAAACCCAAAGGGAGTTGTTTCTTTGTGGAGTTGCACATTGATTCATGCCACCCATTTGAAGCGGATTTTGATCAGACCTTGGTGATAGATTCAGATCAAGAAGGGGCATTGGGCAAAACCATTTTATACATTGAAGATAACCCGGCCAACTTAAAGCTGGTGTCACATGTTTTAGCCAAACGAGATCATACCCATTTAATTACCGCGCATGAACCTCAACTTGGAATTGAATTAGCGAAGGCGAATAAACCGGATTTAATCTTACTGGATATCAATATGCCAGGTATGAGTGGGTATGAAGTGTTAGAAGTGTTTAAGAAAGACAGTGAAGTCAGTCAAGTGCCTGTGGTTGCGATTACGGCGAATGCCATGTCGCATGATATTCGACGAGGGAAGCGTGCCGGGTTTGACGATTATTTAACCAAGCCGTTAGATGTTGAGAATTTCTTAAACGTGGTTGAGCGATACTTAACGAGAACGGAAGCCAAATAA
- a CDS encoding DUF302 domain-containing protein — protein sequence MYYVVDTKKTFEQAAEDLDAAVKSNQFGVLYVHNLGETLRSKGLEFAENCKVFEVCNPGKAAQVMGIDMRLNMALPCRISVYTEKGQTKIGMIEPAKMLATLSDDAALQEIAKEVEQKIIKMIDEAK from the coding sequence ATGTATTATGTCGTTGATACCAAAAAAACATTCGAACAAGCAGCGGAAGATCTGGATGCTGCGGTGAAAAGCAATCAATTTGGTGTGCTGTATGTGCATAATTTAGGCGAAACATTACGAAGCAAAGGGCTTGAGTTTGCTGAGAACTGTAAAGTGTTTGAAGTGTGCAATCCTGGTAAAGCGGCACAGGTCATGGGCATTGATATGCGATTGAATATGGCTTTGCCTTGCCGTATTTCTGTGTATACCGAAAAGGGTCAAACCAAAATTGGGATGATTGAGCCGGCAAAAATGTTAGCGACTTTATCGGATGATGCAGCACTGCAAGAGATTGCAAAAGAAGTTGAGCAAAAAATCATCAAGATGATTGATGAAGCAAAATAA
- a CDS encoding AI-2E family transporter, producing MIRENKGLSWLVGMASVIIILTALKLAESVVVPILLAIFISIISIPFIRLMMRYSVPNWLAIILMLGVWITLLMLFFLILSHSAQTFNNNIPEYEKGLNDLLVELSPLFQYWSFPFFEATLNEHFSSESLIQFMANTLTGVSVFIMNTFLVLFIAIFLLMEESSLTQKFQAAWPNSDFKIQAIAGFFKQVNRYIFIKTVISFITGVLVTLLLMFLEVDFPYLWGVLAMLMNYIPNIGSLISAIPPVFLALIQIGVFDAILVMSGFLIINVVLGNFIEPHLMGFEFGLSPLVVFLSLMVWGWMFGPVGMVLSIPLTMIVQIALFQNKDTRAIAVLLGNNIPKSRLSNEK from the coding sequence ATGATAAGAGAGAATAAAGGGTTATCTTGGCTGGTCGGCATGGCCTCTGTCATCATTATTTTGACAGCGTTAAAACTGGCTGAAAGTGTCGTCGTTCCGATTTTACTAGCGATTTTTATCTCCATTATTTCTATCCCTTTCATTCGACTTATGATGCGTTATTCCGTACCGAACTGGTTGGCCATCATTTTGATGCTTGGTGTCTGGATCACATTGTTGATGCTGTTCTTTTTAATCTTGAGCCATTCAGCGCAAACGTTTAATAATAATATTCCAGAATATGAAAAAGGGTTGAATGATTTATTGGTTGAGCTGTCGCCGCTATTTCAGTATTGGTCCTTTCCTTTTTTTGAAGCCACGTTAAACGAGCATTTTAGCTCCGAATCACTCATTCAGTTTATGGCGAATACTTTGACGGGCGTCAGTGTTTTTATCATGAACACTTTTTTGGTGCTGTTTATTGCGATTTTTTTGTTGATGGAAGAAAGCAGTCTGACACAGAAATTTCAAGCAGCTTGGCCGAATTCAGATTTTAAAATTCAAGCGATTGCCGGCTTTTTTAAACAAGTGAATAGATATATTTTCATTAAAACAGTGATCAGTTTTATCACCGGTGTGCTAGTCACGCTGTTATTGATGTTTCTCGAGGTTGATTTTCCATACTTATGGGGTGTTTTGGCGATGCTGATGAATTATATTCCAAACATCGGTTCGTTAATTTCAGCTATCCCGCCGGTTTTTCTGGCATTGATCCAGATTGGCGTTTTTGATGCGATCTTAGTCATGAGCGGTTTTTTAATCATCAATGTGGTTTTAGGAAATTTCATTGAACCGCATTTGATGGGATTCGAGTTTGGTTTATCCCCTCTTGTAGTGTTTTTATCATTAATGGTCTGGGGGTGGATGTTTGGTCCGGTTGGGATGGTTTTATCAATCCCTTTGACAATGATCGTTCAAATAGCCCTGTTTCAGAATAAAGATACCCGAGCAATCGCGGTTTTATTGGGCAATAATATACCGAAATCACGTTTATCCAATGAAAAATAA
- a CDS encoding ChaB family protein: protein MPYKSRSALPEAVKSHLPKHAQDIYLAAFNHAWEEYKNPEDRRGDESREEVAHKVAWAAVKQKYQKSGDDWVEK, encoded by the coding sequence ATGCCATACAAGTCGAGAAGTGCTTTGCCTGAAGCTGTAAAATCGCATTTGCCGAAGCATGCTCAAGATATCTATTTAGCGGCCTTTAACCATGCCTGGGAAGAGTATAAAAACCCAGAAGACCGTCGTGGCGATGAAAGCCGTGAAGAAGTGGCGCATAAAGTCGCTTGGGCCGCGGTGAAGCAAAAGTATCAAAAGTCCGGGGATGACTGGGTGGAAAAGTAA